In the genome of Ensifer adhaerens, one region contains:
- a CDS encoding pyruvate phosphate dikinase yields the protein MRKWVYTFGNGQSEGSAGERDILGSKGANLAEMASLGLPVPPGATIISPACTWYAEHQRHFPDSLAKQIDQALAEIERMTGRTFGGAEKPLFLAVRPGSRVPIPGMIEAILNLGLNDETVEALAQETGDRRFAYDCYRRFISSFGDAVMGLDRGYFEDLTEAEMRARGVSLDTDLDAEALIVIVAAMKELIFEEMSEAFPQDPREQLWATISATYQAWLAPRASAYRAMHGIPVEWGTALNLQAMVFGNRNAASASGIALTRNPETGEKGLSGEYLPNSQGSELALGERKLYPVSGRAHANGNAGVTSMEARFPEAYAQLRDVAAKLEAHYRDMQDIEFAIDDGRLYVLQARPARRSVKASLRLAVEMVGERLISREEAIARIDPLSLEQLLHPAIDPAVERNIIGTGLPASPGAASGEIVFTSEDAVAFYREGRKVILVRAETSPEDVHGMHVAEGVLTLRGGVTSHAAVVARGMGIPCVAGASGLRIDTAAGTLTGFGVTLQKGDFITIDGSLGQIIDGEVAMIQPELSGDFAEIMEWSDAIRRLGVRSNADTPADARGARSFGAEGIGLCRTEHMFFEEGRINVMREMILAEDEEGRRAALAKLLPMQRSDFIELFEIMHGLPVTIRLLDPPLHEFLPKANEDVAETAAAVGMDEDKLRRRIEDMHEFNPMLGHRGCRLAISYPEIAEMQARAIFEAAVKAAESTGAAVVPEIMVPLVSLRTELDYVKAAIDAVARQVAEETGVFIDYLVGTMIELPRAALRGQEIAEAAEFFSFGTNDLTQTTFGISRDDAGGFLTTYKRKGIIEQDPFSSLDFDGVGELIKIASERGRKARNDLKLGICGEHAGDPASIRFCEQTGLDYISCSPFRVPIARLAAAQAVTGSSAR from the coding sequence ATGAGGAAGTGGGTCTATACGTTCGGCAACGGCCAGTCCGAGGGCAGTGCCGGCGAGCGTGACATTCTGGGCAGCAAGGGCGCCAATCTCGCTGAAATGGCGAGTCTCGGCCTTCCCGTGCCGCCCGGTGCGACCATCATCTCACCAGCCTGCACGTGGTATGCCGAACACCAGCGCCATTTTCCCGACTCCCTGGCCAAGCAGATCGACCAGGCGCTTGCTGAAATTGAACGCATGACCGGCCGCACATTCGGTGGCGCAGAAAAGCCGCTGTTTCTGGCGGTGCGCCCCGGCTCCCGCGTGCCGATCCCCGGCATGATCGAAGCCATCCTCAATCTCGGCCTCAATGACGAAACGGTCGAGGCCCTGGCTCAGGAGACCGGCGACCGCCGCTTCGCCTATGATTGCTATCGCCGCTTCATCAGCAGCTTCGGCGATGCCGTGATGGGGCTGGACCGCGGCTATTTCGAGGACCTGACCGAGGCCGAAATGCGCGCCCGTGGCGTCAGCCTCGACACCGACCTTGACGCGGAAGCGTTGATTGTCATCGTTGCGGCGATGAAGGAGCTCATTTTCGAGGAGATGAGCGAGGCCTTTCCGCAGGATCCCCGCGAGCAGCTCTGGGCAACCATCTCGGCCACCTATCAGGCGTGGCTTGCACCCCGCGCCAGCGCCTATCGCGCCATGCATGGCATTCCGGTTGAATGGGGGACGGCACTGAACCTTCAGGCCATGGTCTTCGGCAATCGCAATGCCGCGTCCGCCTCCGGCATCGCCCTGACCCGCAATCCGGAGACGGGTGAAAAGGGGCTCTCCGGCGAATACCTGCCGAACTCCCAGGGCAGCGAATTGGCGCTGGGCGAACGCAAGCTCTATCCGGTTTCCGGTCGCGCGCATGCGAACGGCAATGCCGGGGTGACATCGATGGAGGCGCGGTTCCCGGAAGCCTATGCGCAATTGCGCGACGTGGCGGCGAAGCTCGAAGCCCATTATCGCGACATGCAGGATATCGAATTCGCGATCGATGACGGCAGGCTCTATGTGCTGCAGGCAAGGCCCGCCCGCCGCAGCGTCAAGGCCAGCCTCCGGCTCGCCGTCGAAATGGTCGGCGAGCGGCTGATCAGCCGCGAGGAGGCAATTGCCCGCATCGATCCGCTCTCGCTGGAACAATTGCTCCACCCGGCCATCGACCCCGCGGTGGAGCGCAACATTATCGGCACCGGCCTGCCCGCGTCGCCGGGCGCCGCCTCCGGCGAGATCGTCTTCACTTCGGAAGACGCGGTCGCCTTTTACCGGGAAGGCCGCAAGGTCATTCTGGTGCGCGCCGAGACGAGCCCGGAAGACGTGCATGGCATGCATGTCGCCGAAGGCGTTCTGACACTGCGCGGGGGCGTAACCAGCCATGCCGCCGTGGTCGCGCGTGGCATGGGCATCCCTTGCGTGGCGGGTGCGTCGGGTCTGCGCATCGATACCGCCGCCGGCACGCTGACCGGCTTTGGCGTGACGCTGCAGAAGGGTGATTTCATCACGATAGACGGCTCTCTCGGCCAGATCATCGATGGCGAAGTCGCGATGATCCAGCCGGAATTGTCGGGCGATTTCGCCGAGATCATGGAGTGGTCCGATGCGATCCGCCGCCTCGGCGTTCGCTCCAATGCCGACACGCCGGCGGATGCGCGCGGCGCCCGATCCTTCGGCGCCGAAGGCATCGGCCTTTGCCGAACCGAGCACATGTTCTTCGAGGAGGGCCGCATCAACGTAATGCGCGAAATGATCCTCGCGGAAGACGAAGAGGGCCGGCGCGCAGCCCTTGCCAAGCTGCTCCCCATGCAGCGCTCCGACTTCATCGAGCTCTTCGAGATCATGCATGGTCTGCCGGTGACGATCCGCCTGCTCGACCCGCCGCTGCATGAATTCCTGCCCAAGGCGAACGAGGACGTCGCCGAGACGGCCGCTGCCGTCGGCATGGATGAGGACAAGCTCCGCCGCCGCATCGAGGACATGCACGAGTTCAACCCCATGCTCGGACATCGCGGTTGTCGCCTCGCCATCTCCTATCCCGAGATTGCCGAGATGCAGGCGCGCGCCATTTTCGAGGCTGCCGTCAAGGCCGCCGAGAGCACGGGCGCAGCGGTCGTGCCGGAAATCATGGTGCCGCTCGTGTCGCTGCGCACCGAACTGGACTATGTGAAGGCCGCCATCGACGCCGTCGCGAGACAGGTGGCGGAAGAGACGGGCGTCTTCATCGACTATCTCGTCGGCACGATGATCGAGCTGCCGCGCGCGGCCCTTCGGGGCCAGGAAATCGCGGAAGCCGCGGAATTCTTTTCCTTCGGCACCAACGACCTGACGCAAACCACCTTCGGCATCTCGCGCGACGACGCCGGCGGCTTCCTCACCACCTACAAGCGCAAGGGCATCATCGAACAGGACCCTTTCTCCTCGCTCGATTTCGACGGCGTCGGCGAACTGATCAAGATCGCCTCAGAGCGCGGCCGCAAGGCGCGCAACGACCTGAAGCTCGGCATTTGCGGCGAGCATGCCGGCGATCCGGCCTCGATCCGTTTCTGCGAACAGACCGGGCTCGACTATATTTCCTGCTCGCCCTTCCGCGTGCCGATCGCGCGCCTGGCCGCCGCGCAGGCCGTCACCGGCAGTTCAGCGAGATAA
- a CDS encoding iron complex transport system ATP-binding protein: MVSLTLDNLGASYGQTRILDGISTGKLEGGCLTAVVGPNAAGKSTLFKRIAGLIKGEGKAMLEGSRRGRDGICYMPQDTGANAVLTVYESVVLASRQGAGWRVGQGDLAEIDRLLESLNIANLAFRNLGELSGGQRQLVAIAQALARNPEVLLMDEPTSALDLHRQIEVLEFMRRLAAKRGMAVLIAIHDLNHALRYCDQTLVIAHGRLVACGRTSEIVTARMLRETYRIDARIETCSQGLPHVIVDAAA, from the coding sequence ATGGTAAGCCTGACGCTCGACAATCTCGGCGCATCCTACGGACAGACCCGAATCCTTGACGGCATTTCAACCGGAAAGCTCGAAGGTGGCTGCCTGACCGCCGTCGTCGGCCCGAATGCCGCCGGCAAATCCACGCTCTTCAAGCGCATCGCTGGCCTGATCAAGGGTGAGGGCAAGGCAATGCTGGAAGGCTCCAGGCGCGGTCGTGACGGCATCTGCTACATGCCGCAGGACACGGGCGCGAATGCGGTTCTCACCGTCTACGAATCCGTCGTCCTCGCCTCGCGTCAAGGCGCCGGCTGGCGTGTCGGGCAAGGGGACCTTGCCGAAATCGACAGGCTGCTGGAAAGCCTCAATATCGCCAATCTCGCTTTCCGCAATCTCGGCGAGCTGTCTGGCGGGCAGCGGCAGCTGGTGGCGATCGCCCAGGCGCTGGCCCGCAATCCGGAAGTGCTGCTGATGGACGAGCCGACCTCCGCGCTCGATCTTCATCGCCAGATCGAGGTTCTGGAGTTCATGCGTCGTCTGGCCGCCAAGCGAGGCATGGCGGTGCTGATCGCGATCCACGACCTCAATCACGCGCTGCGCTATTGCGATCAGACGCTGGTGATCGCCCATGGGCGTCTTGTCGCCTGCGGCCGCACCAGCGAGATCGTGACGGCGCGGATGCTACGCGAAACCTATCGCATCGATGCCCGTATCGAAACCTGCTCCCAAGGCCTGCCGCACGTCATTGTGGACGCGGCGGCGTGA
- a CDS encoding iron complex transport system permease protein, whose protein sequence is MATIATETSPSHLATGRGQYRALVLRRILILVGIALALCLTLTLDMALGPARYTLAQVLSALTNPSAVADQLRVVIWDIRMPIALMAITVGASLSLAGAQMQTILANPLASPFTLGISAADGFGAALGLVGGVALFPGAVELMVPINAFVMAMVASMFIYGVSTLRGVTVETIVLLGIALVFTFNAALSLMEYLASEQALAAVVFWTMGSLTKATWTKVGVTAAILVVCVPLFARHAWQLTALRLGDDKAASFGVNVRRLRLEALIIISLLASIPVSFVGTIGFVGLVGPHIARMLVGEDQRFFLPGSILCGALLLSATSVVSKILIPGAVLPIGVITALVGVPFFFSLIFTQRRRAW, encoded by the coding sequence ATGGCGACCATCGCCACAGAAACATCGCCGTCACATCTTGCAACGGGGCGCGGTCAATACCGCGCCCTCGTTCTGCGTCGCATCCTCATCCTCGTCGGCATCGCGCTCGCGCTGTGCCTGACGCTGACGCTCGACATGGCGCTTGGCCCGGCACGCTACACGCTGGCCCAGGTTCTCTCCGCGCTGACGAACCCGTCTGCCGTTGCGGATCAGTTGCGCGTTGTGATCTGGGATATCCGCATGCCGATCGCGCTGATGGCGATCACGGTCGGCGCGTCGTTGTCGCTCGCCGGCGCGCAGATGCAGACCATTCTTGCCAACCCGCTCGCCAGCCCCTTCACGCTCGGCATCTCCGCCGCTGACGGCTTTGGTGCAGCATTGGGCCTTGTCGGCGGCGTTGCGCTGTTTCCCGGCGCTGTCGAACTGATGGTGCCGATCAACGCCTTCGTCATGGCGATGGTCGCCTCGATGTTCATTTACGGCGTCTCGACCCTGCGAGGCGTCACCGTGGAGACGATCGTGTTGCTCGGCATCGCGCTCGTCTTCACCTTCAATGCGGCGCTCTCGCTGATGGAATACCTAGCGTCCGAACAGGCGCTTGCCGCCGTCGTCTTCTGGACGATGGGCTCGCTCACCAAGGCGACATGGACGAAGGTGGGGGTCACCGCCGCCATCCTGGTCGTCTGCGTCCCGCTGTTTGCCCGCCATGCCTGGCAGCTCACGGCATTGCGCCTCGGCGACGACAAGGCTGCGAGCTTCGGCGTCAACGTCCGCCGCCTGCGTCTCGAAGCGCTGATCATCATCAGCCTGCTTGCCTCCATTCCGGTCTCCTTTGTCGGGACGATCGGTTTCGTCGGCCTCGTCGGCCCGCATATTGCCCGGATGCTGGTCGGCGAGGACCAGCGCTTTTTCCTGCCAGGGTCGATCCTCTGCGGAGCGTTGCTCCTGTCAGCGACCTCGGTCGTCAGCAAGATCCTCATTCCCGGCGCGGTCCTGCCCATCGGCGTGATTACGGCGCTGGTCGGCGTGCCTTTCTTCTTCTCGCTTATTTTCACGCAGAGGCGGCGCGCATGGTAA
- a CDS encoding iron complex transport system substrate-binding protein: MKYFNKVALAASASLVLFSGFAFAGEKTEITDITGRKVTVSLPVEHVILGEGRQIYFTAALDTDAPFKRVVGWRDDFKKADLDGYNEYLEKFPEMAKIPTFGGMKDGTFDIEQAVALHPDVIIMNIDAKSATEESGYIEKLAKVGIPLVYVDFREKPMENTEPSMRLIGKLFGKEQRAEDFIKFRAEEIAKVTDVLAKHPDVKKPLVFMERAGGYSDDCCMSFGNENFGKMVELAGGINMAKDIIPGTFGTVNPEQIIASNPDQVIVTGANWEGYVPGGKWVGVGPGADKAKSREKLAALMQRPAFTGVKAVKDGNVHAVWHQFYNNPYQFVAIQQFAKWLHPDLFKDLNPDATFAELHKRFLPVEYRSGYFVSLNDATE, translated from the coding sequence ATGAAATATTTCAACAAGGTGGCTCTCGCCGCCTCGGCTTCGCTCGTGCTTTTTTCCGGCTTTGCCTTTGCCGGTGAGAAGACGGAGATTACAGACATCACGGGCCGCAAGGTCACGGTGTCGCTCCCCGTTGAGCATGTGATCCTGGGTGAAGGCCGCCAGATCTATTTCACCGCCGCACTCGACACGGACGCCCCCTTCAAGCGGGTCGTCGGCTGGCGCGACGACTTCAAGAAGGCTGATCTCGACGGCTACAATGAATATCTCGAGAAGTTCCCCGAGATGGCCAAGATCCCGACCTTCGGCGGCATGAAGGACGGAACGTTCGACATCGAACAGGCCGTCGCGCTCCATCCCGATGTCATCATCATGAACATCGACGCCAAGTCGGCGACCGAGGAGAGCGGCTATATCGAAAAGCTTGCCAAGGTCGGCATTCCGCTTGTCTATGTCGATTTCCGCGAAAAGCCGATGGAAAATACCGAACCGTCCATGCGCCTGATCGGCAAGCTGTTCGGCAAGGAGCAACGCGCGGAAGACTTCATCAAGTTCCGCGCGGAAGAGATCGCCAAGGTGACCGACGTCCTCGCCAAGCATCCGGACGTCAAGAAGCCGCTTGTTTTCATGGAGCGCGCCGGCGGCTATTCGGACGATTGCTGCATGTCCTTCGGCAACGAGAATTTCGGCAAGATGGTCGAACTCGCCGGCGGCATCAACATGGCGAAAGACATCATCCCCGGCACGTTCGGCACCGTGAACCCGGAACAGATCATTGCCTCCAATCCCGATCAGGTGATCGTCACGGGCGCCAACTGGGAAGGCTATGTCCCGGGCGGCAAATGGGTCGGCGTCGGTCCGGGCGCGGACAAGGCGAAGTCGCGCGAGAAGCTGGCAGCGCTGATGCAGCGTCCCGCCTTTACCGGCGTCAAGGCGGTCAAGGACGGCAATGTCCACGCCGTATGGCACCAGTTTTACAACAATCCCTATCAGTTCGTCGCCATCCAGCAATTCGCCAAGTGGCTGCATCCGGACCTCTTCAAGGATCTGAACCCGGACGCGACCTTTGCCGAACTGCACAAGCGCTTCCTGCCGGTTGAATACCGCAGCGGCTATTTCGTGTCGCTGAACGACGCCACGGAATGA
- a CDS encoding Methyltransferase domain-containing protein, translating into MGSAMEGANFSLRDEIKAYWSARAASFDEQPGHEIFSEEERQAWQRLFTQHLGAGEGRKALDLASGTGVVSHLLDGIGFSVTGMDWAEPMLALARAKAKRNGRPIRFVMGDAENTMEADESYDVITNRHLVWTLVDPKAAFVEWHRVLRPGGKVLVVDGDFVNPGPVAELVKKLAALAARFGLARDKHHGPATSDMAATHQSILSRVYFSQGARAEAVADLLKQAGFETVEIDTDMRAIHKAQRKNFSFFKGLERATQHRYAVVATKAK; encoded by the coding sequence ATGGGCAGCGCGATGGAGGGGGCGAATTTCTCCCTGCGTGACGAGATCAAGGCCTATTGGTCGGCCCGCGCCGCGAGTTTCGACGAGCAGCCCGGTCACGAGATTTTTTCCGAGGAAGAGCGGCAGGCCTGGCAGCGGCTGTTCACGCAGCATCTGGGTGCCGGCGAAGGCCGCAAGGCGCTGGATCTGGCCAGCGGCACCGGCGTCGTCTCGCATCTCCTCGACGGGATAGGCTTCAGCGTGACGGGCATGGACTGGGCCGAGCCGATGCTGGCGCTTGCCCGCGCCAAGGCCAAGCGCAACGGCCGCCCCATCCGTTTCGTCATGGGCGACGCCGAGAATACGATGGAGGCGGATGAAAGCTACGACGTCATCACCAACCGGCATCTCGTCTGGACGCTGGTCGATCCGAAGGCTGCCTTCGTCGAGTGGCATCGCGTGCTGAGGCCGGGCGGCAAGGTGCTGGTCGTGGATGGCGATTTTGTCAATCCGGGTCCGGTGGCCGAGCTTGTGAAGAAGCTTGCGGCACTGGCCGCCCGTTTCGGGCTCGCCCGCGACAAGCATCACGGACCGGCAACCTCCGACATGGCGGCCACGCATCAGAGCATCCTCTCCCGCGTCTATTTCTCGCAAGGCGCGCGCGCCGAGGCCGTGGCCGATCTTCTGAAGCAGGCAGGCTTCGAGACTGTGGAGATCGACACCGACATGCGCGCGATCCACAAGGCGCAGCGGAAGAATTTCAGCTTCTTCAAGGGGCTGGAACGCGCCACCCAGCATCGCTACGCCGTGGTCGCGACGAAGGCGAAGTGA
- a CDS encoding Predicted secreted Zn-dependent protease encodes MSRTVLALAFALVAVSPLAAQEAVGWKPTEKIERYAISGQTELELYKSIGEKGPMVRGGKVRAIAYTDFKLTWTRRYENDANGGCRIAENTPNVTIIYRFPKPAGKLSPSVKANWNTFETGIETHERQHGRFIMEMVTRMVAETSGLSAANDPSCKKVRAELTRRLGAAFKEKSGKDAAFDKAEMGDGGTVRRLVMTFVYGG; translated from the coding sequence ATGTCCCGGACCGTTCTGGCCCTCGCATTCGCTCTCGTTGCCGTCTCCCCGCTCGCCGCCCAGGAAGCGGTCGGCTGGAAGCCCACGGAAAAGATCGAGCGCTATGCCATTTCCGGCCAGACGGAACTCGAACTCTACAAGTCGATCGGCGAAAAAGGCCCGATGGTGCGCGGCGGCAAGGTGCGGGCCATTGCCTACACGGATTTCAAGCTGACATGGACGCGGCGTTACGAGAACGATGCGAATGGCGGCTGCCGGATCGCCGAGAACACCCCGAACGTCACCATCATCTACCGTTTCCCGAAACCCGCCGGAAAACTTTCACCATCCGTGAAGGCCAACTGGAACACGTTCGAGACGGGCATCGAAACGCATGAGCGCCAGCATGGCCGCTTCATCATGGAAATGGTGACGCGCATGGTGGCGGAGACTTCAGGGCTTAGCGCCGCAAACGATCCCTCCTGCAAAAAGGTCCGCGCGGAACTGACCCGCCGGCTGGGCGCGGCCTTCAAGGAAAAGAGCGGCAAGGATGCGGCCTTCGACAAGGCCGAGATGGGCGATGGCGGGACTGTGCGCAGGTTGGTAATGACGTTTGTTTATGGCGGGTGA
- a CDS encoding AAA ATPase domain-containing protein, whose amino-acid sequence MDPVRNPFAPGAGSQPPELAGRDEVIANADVALQRVLQGKSAQSQILLGLRGVGKTVLLNKIEAIAEERGYLTSLIEAPEDRPLPALLYPMLQQTLRKLSLIETAKAAAYFGMRALRSFAKTFKVEVGDFSIAVDPEPGVADSGNLEFDLPELFVRIGEAAKAAGRGWVLLIDELQYLKQADLSALIVATHKITQRNLPVLVFGAGLPQIASLSGDAKSYAERLFSYPRVGALPEEAAIAAVRNPIEDEGERISSEALAAIFAETRGYPYYLQEWGYQAWNLAEKSPIGPDIAKAASKAALRRLDEGFFKVRYDRLTPKERDYVRAMAGLGRGPYKSSEVADALGDAQQRFGPIRASIIKKGMIYSPSYGEIDFTVPLFSEYLQRQQAG is encoded by the coding sequence ATGGACCCGGTTCGAAATCCGTTTGCTCCAGGCGCCGGATCGCAGCCGCCTGAGCTGGCTGGGCGCGATGAAGTCATCGCCAATGCTGATGTCGCCCTGCAACGGGTCTTGCAGGGCAAGTCCGCGCAATCGCAAATTCTGCTGGGGCTCCGTGGCGTCGGCAAGACTGTGCTGCTCAACAAGATCGAGGCCATTGCGGAGGAGCGTGGTTATCTCACCTCTCTGATCGAGGCGCCGGAAGATCGGCCCCTGCCCGCGCTGCTCTATCCCATGCTCCAACAGACCTTGCGAAAGCTGTCGCTGATCGAAACCGCCAAGGCCGCCGCCTATTTCGGCATGCGGGCGCTGCGCAGCTTCGCCAAGACATTCAAGGTTGAGGTTGGCGACTTTTCCATCGCCGTCGATCCCGAACCGGGCGTTGCCGACAGTGGCAATCTGGAATTCGACCTGCCGGAGCTCTTCGTGCGGATCGGCGAGGCCGCCAAAGCAGCAGGCAGAGGCTGGGTTCTCCTGATCGACGAATTGCAATATCTGAAACAGGCTGATCTTTCCGCCCTCATCGTGGCGACCCACAAGATCACACAACGCAATTTGCCCGTTCTTGTTTTCGGTGCTGGGCTGCCGCAGATCGCCTCGCTTTCCGGCGACGCAAAGTCCTATGCGGAACGGCTCTTTTCCTATCCACGCGTCGGCGCACTGCCGGAAGAGGCTGCCATCGCTGCCGTTCGCAACCCGATCGAGGACGAGGGCGAGCGCATTTCCAGCGAGGCGCTGGCCGCCATTTTCGCCGAGACGCGGGGCTATCCCTATTATCTTCAGGAATGGGGCTATCAAGCCTGGAACCTGGCGGAAAAGTCGCCCATCGGCCCGGACATCGCGAAAGCGGCTTCAAAGGCTGCCCTGCGCCGGCTGGACGAGGGCTTCTTCAAGGTGCGCTACGACCGGTTGACACCGAAGGAGCGCGACTATGTCCGCGCCATGGCGGGACTCGGACGCGGTCCCTACAAGAGTTCAGAAGTCGCCGACGCCTTGGGTGACGCGCAGCAGCGCTTCGGCCCCATCCGCGCCAGCATCATCAAGAAGGGTATGATCTACAGCCCGTCCTATGGCGAAATCGATTTCACCGTGCCGCTGTTTTCCGAATACCTTCAACGCCAGCAGGCAGGCTGA